The Lactobacillus sp. CBA3605 genome contains a region encoding:
- a CDS encoding glycoside hydrolase family 32 protein — protein MTEKIQLTNTRYRLGYHIMAPAGWINDPNGFCYFQGYYHIFYQHYPNDAKWGPMHWGHARSRDLAHWETLPIALTPGDPEDQDGCFSGSAVVHDNKMYLIYTGHHYYDDGDAEHFWQNQNLAISEDGIHFKKYAHNPIIAQAPQDNTQHFRDPKVWYNNGHWYLILGSQNNDQIGRVLLYQSENLIDWHYIGVTAQSKAASQEGRMWECPDFFRLGDDDVLLMSPQGIEATANQFKNLHETGYLVGKYQYHDNTFKRGQFTELDNGHDFYATQTMLTPDNRRLVIGWMAMWESAMPESADGWAGALTLPRELVYQNNRLQMRPIKELDQLRVKQVVAQTKPVKAPQLISAGLKQYEAQLEIDMAAINQVEISLQDTLKRPILTLKYNQQMGQLVLNRTGADPERTAPLQVTDTLSLQLYVDTSSVEIFVNNGERTFTERFYADAANLSLMTDAETTAAVTVYELEKHAIKF, from the coding sequence ATGACTGAAAAAATTCAATTAACAAATACGCGTTACCGATTAGGCTACCATATTATGGCACCAGCTGGTTGGATTAATGATCCTAATGGCTTTTGCTATTTTCAAGGCTATTATCACATTTTTTATCAACATTACCCGAACGATGCTAAGTGGGGACCAATGCACTGGGGGCATGCCCGTAGCCGTGATTTAGCGCATTGGGAGACGTTACCAATTGCGTTAACCCCGGGTGATCCAGAAGATCAAGATGGTTGTTTTTCAGGGAGTGCCGTTGTGCATGATAATAAAATGTATTTAATTTATACGGGTCATCACTACTATGATGATGGCGATGCTGAACATTTTTGGCAAAATCAAAATTTGGCAATTAGTGAAGATGGGATTCATTTTAAGAAATATGCGCATAATCCAATTATTGCGCAGGCACCCCAAGATAATACGCAACATTTCCGTGATCCTAAAGTTTGGTACAATAATGGCCATTGGTATTTAATCCTAGGCAGCCAAAATAATGACCAAATTGGTCGGGTTCTCTTGTATCAATCGGAAAATTTAATTGATTGGCATTATATTGGGGTCACGGCGCAATCAAAAGCCGCTAGTCAAGAAGGTCGGATGTGGGAATGCCCAGATTTCTTCAGATTAGGTGACGATGACGTCTTACTGATGTCACCACAAGGTATCGAGGCGACCGCTAATCAGTTTAAAAATTTACACGAAACGGGTTATTTAGTGGGAAAGTATCAGTATCATGATAATACGTTTAAACGTGGTCAGTTTACTGAATTAGATAACGGACATGATTTTTATGCGACACAAACGATGTTGACACCAGATAATCGCCGATTGGTGATTGGTTGGATGGCGATGTGGGAAAGTGCCATGCCTGAAAGCGCAGATGGCTGGGCTGGCGCGTTGACCTTACCAAGAGAATTAGTTTATCAAAATAATCGCCTACAAATGCGACCGATTAAGGAACTGGACCAACTTAGAGTCAAGCAAGTTGTCGCCCAAACAAAACCGGTTAAGGCCCCCCAACTGATTAGTGCCGGGCTAAAACAATATGAGGCACAGCTTGAAATCGATATGGCGGCCATTAATCAAGTTGAAATTAGCTTGCAAGATACGCTGAAGCGACCAATTCTGACACTGAAATACAATCAGCAAATGGGTCAACTTGTTTTAAATCGAACGGGCGCTGATCCCGAACGCACAGCACCGTTGCAAGTGACTGACACGCTCAGCTTACAGTTGTACGTAGATACGAGTTCAGTTGAAATCTTTGTGAATAATGGTGAGCGTACCTTCACCGAAAGATTTTATGCGGATGCGGCGAACTTAAGTCTAATGACCGATGCCGAAACGACAGCCGCAGTTACGGTATATGAATTAGAAAAACATGCGATTAAGTTCTAA
- a CDS encoding NosD domain-containing protein, which yields MTNTTYYDVTKWAIGNPYTDIGAVINSIIADIKSHQTDTNSNNGGKPGAVIYLPPADYHLKTQVVIDISFLKIVGSGHGFTSSSIRYNVPQADWGDLHELWPGGSRILVDLVPTSDDTEANNAAFYVAREGNPRISSVEFSNFCIDGVSFVDDGSDEPNPENTYTNGKTGIYVASAQDSFRITEMGLVYLEHGLTIYHADALTIHDNFIAECGNCIELRGWGQASKVTDNLMGAGFKGYSLYAQNFGQLLVTANNIFPRGASTIYFEGVTRSLLSNNILHAFYPGMVVLSQDSSENLITANHFLHDREPWKPMQRHNNGLTDAAGLLMISGHNNSIIGNHFSESMAPEYLRPIGVTPVIIRLITGSHNYVATNNVVATAVQTASGDSAFNSQVDALLTTETATSLTVTTVLVEKAAVSNTVLDSGSATQVKLDQNVNAFRATPTIGQLEGKTND from the coding sequence ATGACTAATACAACTTATTATGATGTGACTAAATGGGCAATTGGCAATCCGTATACGGATATTGGTGCCGTGATTAACAGCATTATTGCCGATATTAAAAGTCACCAAACCGATACTAACAGCAATAACGGTGGTAAACCTGGCGCCGTGATCTACTTGCCGCCAGCAGATTATCATTTGAAGACACAAGTTGTTATTGATATTAGCTTTCTAAAAATTGTCGGGTCAGGGCATGGATTCACATCTTCAAGTATTCGGTATAACGTTCCACAGGCCGATTGGGGCGATTTGCATGAATTATGGCCGGGTGGTAGTCGAATTCTTGTCGATTTGGTGCCAACTAGTGATGACACTGAGGCGAATAATGCGGCATTCTATGTGGCTCGTGAGGGCAATCCCAGAATTAGTTCAGTCGAATTTTCAAATTTTTGTATTGATGGTGTGAGCTTTGTTGATGATGGTTCAGATGAACCTAACCCGGAAAATACGTATACAAATGGCAAAACTGGGATTTATGTGGCTAGTGCCCAAGATTCATTTCGAATTACTGAGATGGGCTTAGTTTATTTAGAGCATGGTCTGACAATCTATCATGCGGATGCCTTAACAATCCATGATAATTTTATTGCTGAATGTGGCAATTGTATTGAATTGCGGGGCTGGGGACAAGCCTCGAAGGTGACCGATAATTTAATGGGCGCGGGCTTTAAAGGCTATTCACTCTATGCCCAAAATTTTGGTCAACTGTTGGTGACAGCTAATAATATCTTCCCACGTGGCGCCAGTACCATCTATTTTGAAGGGGTGACTCGGTCATTACTCTCGAATAATATCTTACATGCGTTTTATCCGGGGATGGTAGTCTTGAGTCAGGACAGTTCAGAAAATCTGATTACGGCCAATCATTTCTTACATGATCGCGAACCTTGGAAACCGATGCAGCGTCATAATAATGGCTTGACTGATGCGGCGGGACTGTTAATGATTAGTGGTCATAATAATTCGATTATTGGCAATCATTTTTCAGAAAGTATGGCACCCGAATACTTACGACCGATTGGCGTAACGCCCGTTATTATTCGATTAATCACGGGCAGTCATAATTATGTTGCCACTAATAATGTGGTGGCGACTGCGGTCCAGACAGCAAGTGGTGATTCAGCGTTTAACTCACAGGTCGATGCCTTGTTGACGACTGAAACCGCCACTTCATTGACAGTGACGACGGTCTTGGTTGAAAAAGCCGCGGTGTCTAATACGGTGCTTGATTCTGGGAGTGCCACGCAAGTTAAGCTAGATCAAAACGTCAATGCGTTTAGAGCAACGCCAACGATTGGCCAACTAGAAGGGAAAACTAATGACTGA
- a CDS encoding MFS transporter: MKAEVDLEVNQTEEEIPLFRKLSYSLTDFGGNLLFVSISTYLLYFYTDVFGIGIGVAGTILLVTRCLDMIDAPVWGFLIDHTHTRWGQSRPYFLWLCVPFAIFTWLTFTTPSLTGTNKIIYAALTYVVSGILYTGISTPMTSILPNLTRDPEQRTKLNSYRMVGGNLGLLIANSIVLPLVQLLGQGNDRKGFSYTLLILGGFSILSFLLAFYNLREVNTVAVKSISLKQSVSATKSNWPWILIVITNLFYWIGTTVRSSGMIYYFQYNIQAKGLIPIAGGLSAVAVIGMILIPLFVKKTNKRTVFISALFVAAGANMLFQVVGRNQVAVVILYCIGSIGTGVAAAMPFLMLADAVDFGQWKNGIRASGFLTSIGSAFCVKAGSGIGGFIPSKVMQFFGYIPNHIQDQRSLLGINISFVWLPALLFIMAAIPMFFYAKYEKNEATIRADLKTAAIK; this comes from the coding sequence ATGAAAGCAGAAGTCGATTTAGAAGTTAATCAAACTGAAGAAGAAATACCGCTGTTTCGAAAACTAAGCTATTCACTAACAGATTTTGGTGGCAACTTGTTATTTGTCAGTATTAGTACGTACTTGCTATACTTTTATACCGATGTTTTTGGGATTGGCATTGGGGTTGCCGGCACTATTTTGCTAGTGACGAGATGTTTGGATATGATTGATGCCCCGGTATGGGGATTCTTAATCGATCATACACATACCCGCTGGGGACAAAGTCGACCTTACTTTTTATGGTTATGTGTCCCATTCGCTATTTTTACTTGGTTAACTTTCACGACACCTAGCTTAACCGGGACGAATAAGATTATTTACGCTGCGTTAACTTATGTGGTATCGGGGATTTTATATACTGGGATTAGCACGCCGATGACGTCGATTTTACCTAATTTGACCCGTGATCCAGAACAACGCACAAAGCTGAACTCCTACCGCATGGTTGGTGGCAATTTAGGCTTATTGATTGCGAATAGTATTGTTTTACCGCTGGTTCAATTATTGGGCCAAGGCAATGATCGGAAAGGCTTTTCATACACGTTATTAATTTTAGGTGGCTTTTCAATCTTGTCGTTTTTACTGGCCTTTTATAATTTACGAGAAGTTAATACGGTTGCGGTTAAATCAATTTCACTCAAACAGAGTGTCAGCGCAACTAAAAGTAACTGGCCGTGGATTTTAATTGTCATTACTAATTTGTTTTATTGGATTGGGACAACGGTTAGAAGTTCAGGCATGATTTATTACTTTCAATATAATATCCAGGCTAAAGGTTTGATTCCAATTGCCGGTGGGCTATCAGCGGTAGCGGTTATTGGGATGATTCTGATTCCACTATTTGTTAAGAAAACCAATAAAAGAACAGTCTTTATCAGTGCCTTATTCGTTGCGGCCGGTGCCAATATGTTGTTTCAAGTTGTCGGTCGTAACCAAGTAGCGGTGGTTATCCTGTATTGTATTGGTTCGATTGGAACTGGGGTTGCAGCTGCGATGCCATTCCTAATGTTAGCCGATGCGGTTGATTTTGGTCAATGGAAGAATGGCATTCGTGCTAGTGGGTTTTTAACCTCAATTGGAAGCGCTTTTTGTGTCAAGGCTGGTAGCGGGATTGGGGGCTTTATTCCATCGAAGGTGATGCAATTCTTTGGTTATATCCCGAATCATATTCAGGATCAACGCTCCTTATTAGGAATTAACATTAGCTTTGTGTGGTTGCCAGCGCTCTTGTTTATAATGGCGGCTATTCCAATGTTCTTCTACGCAAAGTATGAGAAAAATGAAGCAACCATCCGAGCAGATTTAAAAACAGCAGCGATTAAATAA
- a CDS encoding LacI family DNA-binding transcriptional regulator: protein MRAKIDDVARVAGVSKTTVSRVLNKRGYLSEKTIKKVYDAMDDLNYHPNVLARQLFKQQTKLVGLIFPTVNNPFFGQLVSEMEKRLFNKGFKVLIGDSMNDAEKEQDYLQDLMAHQVDGLIVGAHNQGIREYEQTNLPIVAIDRIMNQDIPVISSDNYQGGTLATELLIEHGAQVIVHTNGPKSLKSPAQQRRQAYEDTMHKHGLEPITYTMAFNLSYEQKAQFIKTIFKAQPKLDGLFMSNDMDAAQAIEIAQQLGYQIPKDLKIVGYDGAETTRILLPNLTTIVQPVNEMAALAVDRLIARIENADAGQDEKLPVKLWRGRTV, encoded by the coding sequence ATGAGAGCAAAAATAGATGATGTTGCAAGAGTAGCCGGGGTATCAAAGACAACGGTTTCAAGAGTGTTGAACAAACGCGGCTACTTGAGTGAAAAAACCATAAAAAAAGTTTATGATGCGATGGATGACTTAAATTATCACCCTAATGTTTTAGCGCGGCAATTATTTAAACAACAGACTAAATTAGTGGGGTTGATTTTTCCAACCGTCAATAATCCTTTTTTTGGTCAATTAGTTTCAGAAATGGAAAAAAGATTATTTAACAAAGGGTTTAAAGTCTTAATCGGCGATTCGATGAATGATGCTGAAAAAGAACAAGATTATTTACAAGATTTAATGGCCCATCAGGTTGATGGGTTAATCGTCGGGGCTCATAATCAGGGAATTCGAGAGTATGAGCAGACTAATTTACCAATTGTTGCGATTGATCGTATTATGAATCAAGATATCCCAGTGATTTCTTCAGATAATTATCAAGGCGGGACGTTAGCCACGGAGTTGTTAATTGAGCATGGGGCGCAAGTGATTGTGCATACGAATGGGCCTAAAAGCTTGAAGTCACCAGCGCAACAGCGGCGGCAGGCATATGAAGATACCATGCATAAACATGGCTTAGAACCAATCACCTATACCATGGCATTTAATCTGAGTTATGAACAAAAAGCGCAATTCATTAAAACTATTTTTAAGGCACAGCCCAAGCTAGATGGCTTATTTATGTCAAATGATATGGATGCGGCGCAAGCCATCGAGATTGCGCAACAGTTAGGTTATCAGATTCCTAAAGATTTAAAGATTGTGGGTTACGATGGCGCTGAAACCACGCGGATTTTATTGCCCAATTTGACCACTATCGTGCAACCGGTTAACGAAATGGCGGCCCTAGCGGTTGATCGGCTCATTGCCCGGATTGAAAATGCCGATGCTGGTCAAGATGAGAAACTGCCAGTAAAACTTTGGCGTGGTCGTACGGTTTAA
- the scrK gene encoding fructokinase ScrK → MLVGSIEAGGTKFVCAIGDEDYRIKDSIHFPTTTPAETLQKAIDYFKQFKIEALGVASFGPIELRKNSPKYGYITSTPKPGWQDTNFIGTLKKHFDIPMFWTTDVNGSAYGEYVMSTLANEKISSLVYYTIGTGVGAGAISDGKFVGTTGHPEMGHTFLKHHPDDLDFKGICPFHGDCLEGLVAGPTFDARLGRPGKDVPLTDHVWDIMAYYVAQAAIQATLILRPDKIVFGGGVVSEAFLTKVRAQFKTLLNDYVTVPALDTYITMPVIKANGSATLGDFALAIRELQD, encoded by the coding sequence TTGTTAGTAGGTAGTATTGAAGCTGGCGGAACAAAATTTGTGTGTGCGATTGGTGACGAAGACTATCGTATCAAGGATAGCATTCATTTTCCAACCACAACTCCCGCTGAAACTTTGCAAAAAGCAATTGATTATTTCAAACAATTTAAGATTGAAGCGTTAGGCGTGGCTTCATTCGGACCAATCGAATTACGCAAGAATTCACCCAAGTACGGCTATATCACGTCCACCCCTAAACCCGGTTGGCAAGATACGAATTTCATTGGGACATTAAAAAAACATTTTGATATTCCAATGTTTTGGACCACAGACGTGAACGGCTCCGCTTATGGCGAATATGTGATGTCGACGTTGGCTAATGAGAAAATCAGTTCATTGGTTTATTACACAATTGGTACCGGGGTCGGCGCTGGCGCCATCTCAGATGGTAAATTCGTTGGCACAACTGGTCATCCTGAAATGGGTCACACTTTCTTAAAGCATCATCCAGATGATTTAGACTTTAAAGGGATTTGCCCATTTCATGGTGACTGTTTAGAAGGCTTAGTTGCTGGTCCAACGTTTGATGCGCGTTTAGGTCGTCCGGGTAAAGATGTGCCCCTAACTGACCACGTTTGGGATATTATGGCCTATTACGTGGCCCAAGCTGCGATTCAAGCCACCTTAATTCTACGACCAGATAAGATTGTTTTCGGTGGTGGCGTAGTTAGCGAAGCATTCTTAACCAAAGTGCGGGCACAATTTAAGACCCTTTTAAACGATTACGTGACCGTCCCAGCTTTGGACACTTACATCACAATGCCAGTCATCAAAGCCAACGGTTCTGCAACGCTCGGTGACTTTGCTTTAGCCATCCGTGAATTACAAGATTAA
- a CDS encoding ArgE/DapE family deacylase, producing MAVFSDEDKIKIFADLVRIKSVNDHETTVATYLQRLLADHGIKATLMPSSPTRSNLVAEIGTQGPVLGVSGHMDVVTPGDLDQWDTDPFELTERQGQLYGRGATDMKSGLAAMVIAMIEIEAAQTLTTGRIRLMATVAEEIGETGSQLFYEQGTMQDVDALLIGEPSGYNIAFAHKGSIDVRIDSAGKTAHSSMPEQGYNALDPLIEVLYQAKHAFHESDRHSELLGDLVFNTTIVNGGNQVNSIPATATAEINIRSIPEFDNATAIALLQKLVEQQNATGAQLTLTVFMSQNPVAAPRDSKLSDLAAEVGATYAGAPIPKVAIPAVTDASNLLKDKPHDFPFIMFGPGNMTPHQVNECVDKQMYLDFIHLYERLFVAYFN from the coding sequence ATGGCAGTATTTAGTGATGAAGATAAAATTAAAATTTTTGCTGACTTAGTGCGGATTAAGTCGGTGAACGATCATGAAACGACCGTGGCGACTTACTTACAACGGTTATTGGCTGATCATGGGATTAAGGCGACTTTAATGCCGTCAAGTCCAACTCGAAGCAACCTCGTGGCCGAAATTGGGACGCAAGGTCCAGTATTAGGGGTTTCTGGTCATATGGACGTTGTGACGCCGGGGGATTTAGACCAGTGGGATACGGATCCATTTGAATTAACGGAACGGCAGGGACAACTCTATGGTCGCGGCGCAACCGACATGAAGTCTGGCCTAGCGGCAATGGTGATTGCGATGATTGAGATTGAGGCCGCCCAGACGTTAACGACTGGCCGTATTCGTTTAATGGCGACTGTCGCTGAAGAAATCGGTGAAACTGGGTCGCAGTTATTTTATGAACAAGGAACGATGCAGGATGTGGATGCCTTGTTAATCGGGGAACCTTCGGGGTATAACATTGCGTTTGCCCACAAGGGGTCGATTGACGTTCGTATCGATTCGGCTGGTAAAACAGCGCATAGTTCGATGCCGGAACAAGGCTATAATGCCCTAGACCCGTTGATTGAAGTGCTCTATCAGGCAAAACATGCTTTTCACGAAAGTGATCGGCATAGTGAGTTATTAGGCGATTTGGTTTTCAATACGACAATCGTCAACGGTGGTAATCAGGTCAACTCGATTCCGGCGACGGCGACTGCTGAAATCAATATTCGGTCTATTCCTGAATTTGATAATGCGACGGCGATTGCCTTGTTACAAAAGTTAGTCGAGCAGCAGAATGCGACAGGCGCTCAGTTAACTTTGACAGTCTTTATGTCACAAAATCCAGTGGCCGCACCACGGGATTCTAAGTTGAGTGATTTAGCGGCTGAAGTGGGGGCAACCTATGCTGGTGCGCCAATTCCTAAAGTTGCTATTCCAGCGGTAACGGATGCGTCTAACCTGCTAAAGGACAAGCCCCATGATTTTCCATTTATCATGTTTGGTCCCGGCAATATGACGCCCCATCAAGTCAACGAATGTGTGGATAAACAGATGTATTTGGACTTTATTCACCTGTACGAACGCTTATTTGTTGCATATTTTAATTAA
- a CDS encoding PTS glucose transporter subunit IIABC yields MQAPVTGQLLALKAIDDPVFSQGLMGPGFGIEPQDGQILAPVTGEVMLVAETKHAIGIRTATGLEVLLHLGIDTVELRGAPYTVTVAMGAQVTVGQPLVTMDLAAIRQAGKAVTVITVLTNATDRAAQLFLTAGDPTVKAGQPIAMVTSQLASTAKPTTAKVKGQGKYVELAQAIIENVGGADNVNSLIHCITRLRFYLKDEKLANTAVIQGLTGVIDVAKAGGQYQVVIGPAVNDVYDEVIAQLGPQYADTAATKAAVAATSPAPGSQNWLSWGQHQFGAMIGVMTASMIPVIGILAGSGILKGILAALTGFKLLSTTSGTYLVLNAVGDAIFYFLPVILGFTAAKKLGSDPIVLAIVGSILIYPTIITAAGKAATAEISFLTLPTHLVSYSASVFPIIIAAWLGKYVERGLKKIIPLYLRSVFVPILEALVLSLVILVGIGPIITVISAGLANAIIAVYNFSPALSGLLIGGLYQTMVIFGLHWALIPIVINDIATNGHSYVNAILSITMVAQGGASLAVFLKTRNKHLREISIAAAISAFCGVTEPALYGVNLKYKRVFVVASIAGALGGLLTGLLRVNNYALSGALIGFPAFITPGVGIGPNFYGYLISHYGTLIIATVLVYCFGFSDKMLPKSATDKA; encoded by the coding sequence ATGCAAGCACCAGTAACTGGCCAGTTACTAGCGTTAAAAGCAATTGATGACCCGGTCTTTTCGCAAGGGTTAATGGGGCCCGGTTTCGGGATTGAACCACAGGATGGTCAGATTTTAGCCCCGGTGACTGGTGAAGTTATGCTAGTTGCTGAAACGAAACATGCGATTGGAATTCGCACGGCAACGGGTTTAGAGGTCTTATTGCATTTAGGGATTGATACGGTTGAATTAAGGGGTGCACCATATACAGTGACGGTTGCGATGGGTGCCCAGGTAACGGTCGGGCAACCATTAGTTACGATGGATTTAGCGGCCATTCGGCAAGCTGGTAAAGCCGTGACGGTCATTACGGTGTTGACGAATGCCACGGATCGAGCCGCCCAGTTGTTCTTAACGGCCGGCGACCCAACTGTAAAAGCTGGTCAGCCGATTGCGATGGTGACCAGTCAGCTTGCCTCGACGGCCAAGCCCACTACGGCTAAAGTCAAAGGTCAGGGTAAGTATGTCGAGTTAGCGCAGGCCATCATTGAAAATGTGGGTGGCGCTGACAACGTTAATAGCTTGATTCATTGTATTACGCGGTTACGATTTTATTTAAAAGACGAAAAGTTAGCCAATACAGCTGTGATTCAAGGGTTAACTGGCGTGATTGATGTTGCTAAGGCCGGTGGTCAATATCAAGTGGTGATTGGTCCCGCAGTTAATGATGTCTATGATGAAGTCATTGCGCAATTAGGGCCACAGTATGCCGATACAGCCGCAACTAAAGCAGCTGTGGCGGCGACTAGCCCTGCTCCAGGGTCACAGAATTGGTTATCGTGGGGCCAACATCAATTTGGCGCAATGATTGGTGTGATGACGGCTTCAATGATTCCGGTGATTGGGATTTTGGCTGGTTCCGGGATTTTGAAAGGGATTTTGGCAGCATTGACTGGGTTTAAACTATTAAGTACGACTAGTGGCACCTACCTAGTCTTAAATGCAGTCGGCGATGCTATTTTTTACTTTTTACCGGTAATTTTAGGTTTTACGGCGGCCAAAAAGTTAGGTTCAGATCCAATTGTGCTCGCAATTGTGGGGAGTATTCTGATTTATCCCACGATTATCACAGCGGCTGGTAAAGCGGCGACTGCTGAAATTAGTTTTTTAACGTTACCGACGCATTTGGTGAGTTATTCAGCGTCCGTTTTTCCAATTATCATTGCCGCTTGGTTGGGTAAGTATGTTGAACGGGGATTAAAGAAAATTATTCCGTTGTATTTACGGAGCGTGTTCGTGCCAATTCTGGAGGCGCTTGTCTTGAGCTTAGTGATTCTAGTCGGCATTGGGCCAATTATTACGGTCATTAGTGCTGGATTAGCAAATGCGATTATTGCAGTTTACAACTTTAGTCCCGCCCTCTCAGGGTTACTGATTGGGGGACTCTATCAGACCATGGTCATCTTCGGCTTGCATTGGGCGTTGATCCCAATTGTCATTAACGACATTGCGACGAATGGTCATAGTTATGTGAATGCGATTTTGTCGATTACAATGGTTGCTCAAGGGGGCGCTTCGTTAGCGGTCTTTTTGAAAACGCGGAATAAACATCTACGTGAAATCTCAATTGCGGCTGCAATTTCTGCTTTTTGTGGGGTTACTGAACCGGCCTTGTATGGGGTTAACTTAAAGTATAAACGCGTCTTTGTCGTTGCCAGCATTGCGGGGGCGTTAGGTGGATTACTCACCGGCTTGCTCCGGGTTAATAACTATGCATTATCGGGCGCATTGATTGGTTTTCCAGCGTTTATTACACCCGGCGTAGGTATTGGTCCCAACTTCTATGGTTATTTGATTTCACATTACGGGACCTTGATTATTGCGACCGTTTTGGTCTATTGCTTTGGCTTTTCTGATAAAATGTTACCTAAAAGTGCAACGGATAAAGCCTAA
- a CDS encoding TIGR03766 family XrtG-associated glycosyltransferase: MLRFYNFSHTVINIFWRVLFFLTLFFALTSTNIIIGDNPTFGTSTTMVTTSLVITIIVIIVMNYAYPWFNSWFRHVFITHQLLTGSFMLVAILIGQIFFVYYVHPVSGFDAGMLHYAATSAKHVQETGVTAYYSLNQNNMPIMLFMHWLTELTGQTSWEFFDFVTLFFVDLSAVFNLLSVAVVQRRAVGAAIYIHCGWLAVFPSIIMPYTDAWGLPLVSFYLLCYFIMRKKTMPFAARGGAAVGFGISVILTYFMKPSSIIPVIAIVIIEALAWLIQKRHFTAQGVLLMLAMIVLVGDSGAATYKIVNDKIQHQTYIKLDKSRSIPAIHFMAMGVYGEGGYSEKQAIKMAVLPTEKQKTDYSIKMLTTRLKKLGGLGYLKFLVMKQRNNTADGTFGWLREGHFFRENQKPTNQGISNKLKNYIYLYGRHIADFRFAAQLWWIVLLVTIALGFGPRRDVIQLLRLAMVGGFMFLLLFEGGRSRYLIQYLPCLLLLFSFSFETALGNFQRLFGWYETKVEKAKAADD, from the coding sequence ATGCTTAGATTCTATAATTTCAGTCATACCGTGATTAATATTTTCTGGCGGGTCTTGTTTTTTCTGACCCTCTTTTTTGCGTTGACCTCGACTAATATTATTATTGGGGATAACCCCACCTTTGGGACGAGTACGACGATGGTCACTACCAGTTTGGTGATTACGATTATCGTGATTATTGTGATGAATTATGCTTATCCGTGGTTTAATAGTTGGTTTCGGCATGTTTTTATAACCCATCAATTACTGACGGGGAGTTTCATGTTGGTGGCCATTCTCATTGGTCAGATTTTCTTTGTCTATTACGTGCATCCGGTGAGTGGTTTTGATGCCGGTATGTTGCATTATGCGGCGACTAGTGCGAAGCATGTTCAAGAGACCGGTGTTACTGCATATTACAGTTTAAACCAAAATAATATGCCAATTATGCTATTTATGCATTGGCTTACCGAATTAACGGGGCAAACTTCGTGGGAATTCTTTGATTTTGTCACGTTGTTCTTTGTAGATCTGTCAGCGGTGTTTAACTTACTAAGTGTGGCTGTGGTGCAACGTCGCGCCGTTGGGGCGGCCATATATATTCATTGCGGTTGGTTAGCCGTTTTTCCAAGTATTATCATGCCTTACACGGATGCTTGGGGGTTACCGTTAGTTTCATTTTACTTACTTTGCTACTTTATCATGCGGAAAAAGACGATGCCGTTTGCAGCGCGCGGTGGTGCCGCCGTTGGCTTTGGGATTAGTGTCATCTTAACGTACTTCATGAAGCCATCTTCCATTATCCCGGTTATTGCGATTGTGATTATTGAAGCGTTAGCTTGGCTGATTCAGAAACGACATTTTACAGCCCAAGGGGTCTTGTTAATGTTAGCGATGATTGTCTTAGTTGGTGATAGTGGTGCGGCCACGTATAAGATTGTCAATGACAAAATTCAGCATCAGACTTACATTAAGTTGGATAAGTCGCGGTCGATTCCAGCGATTCATTTTATGGCGATGGGGGTTTATGGTGAAGGTGGCTATAGCGAAAAGCAAGCCATTAAAATGGCTGTCCTGCCAACTGAAAAGCAAAAAACGGATTATTCAATTAAGATGTTGACCACTCGCTTAAAGAAATTGGGCGGGTTGGGCTATTTGAAGTTTTTAGTCATGAAACAACGGAATAATACCGCTGATGGGACCTTTGGCTGGTTGCGGGAAGGCCATTTCTTCCGTGAGAACCAAAAGCCAACTAATCAAGGTATCAGTAATAAGCTGAAAAATTATATTTACTTGTATGGCCGGCATATCGCAGATTTTCGTTTTGCTGCCCAGTTATGGTGGATTGTTTTGCTGGTGACCATTGCGTTAGGCTTTGGGCCACGGCGGGATGTTATTCAGCTGTTGCGATTAGCTATGGTCGGTGGGTTTATGTTCCTACTGCTATTTGAAGGTGGTCGGAGTCGTTACTTGATTCAGTATCTGCCATGTCTGCTCCTGTTATTTTCATTCTCATTTGAAACGGCGTTAGGAAATTTCCAGCGTCTCTTTGGGTGGTATGAAACCAAGGTTGAAAAAGCCAAAGCAGCGGATGACTAA